The following proteins are encoded in a genomic region of Acidobacteriota bacterium:
- the purS gene encoding phosphoribosylformylglycinamidine synthase subunit PurS: protein MTVLVKVMLKSGVLDPQGKAIADALHRLGYTSVSDVRAGKLFRIEVDTADPRHAVEVGTQMAAKLLANPVIEDFEVALETAAAAGGSR, encoded by the coding sequence ATGACGGTTCTCGTGAAGGTGATGCTCAAGAGCGGAGTCCTCGACCCGCAGGGCAAGGCGATCGCCGACGCCCTCCACCGGCTCGGATACACCTCCGTTTCCGACGTGAGGGCCGGCAAACTCTTCCGCATCGAGGTCGACACGGCCGATCCGCGCCACGCCGTCGAGGTCGGGACGCAGATGGCGGCCAAGCTCCTCGCGAACCCCGTCATCGAGGACTTCGAGGTTGCCCTCGAAACGGCCGCGGCCGCCGGAGGAAGCCGGTGA
- the purQ gene encoding phosphoribosylformylglycinamidine synthase subunit PurQ: protein MSAPSASGNPAPRVAVVVFPGSNCDEDAAIAARTILDADVKMVRYDERALGDPDLVILPGGFSYGDYLRSGAMARFSPVMESVAAFAAKGGAVLGICNGFQILCEAGLLPGAMLRNAGLRFVCKDVWLRVESKRTPFTLAINRGDVLRMPIAHGDGNWTADPSVFAEMKTRDQIVFRYVSPDGTQGGAANPNGSLDDVAGICNVEGNVVGLMPHPERAADPLLGGTDGARLFKSFATTRLAMQER from the coding sequence GTGAGCGCGCCGTCGGCGTCCGGAAACCCGGCGCCGCGCGTCGCCGTCGTCGTCTTCCCGGGGAGCAACTGCGACGAGGACGCCGCGATCGCGGCGCGGACGATCCTGGATGCCGACGTCAAGATGGTGCGCTACGACGAGCGCGCGCTCGGCGACCCGGACCTCGTGATCCTGCCCGGGGGCTTCTCGTACGGCGACTACCTGAGGAGCGGCGCGATGGCGCGCTTCTCGCCCGTGATGGAGTCCGTCGCGGCGTTCGCCGCGAAGGGCGGGGCGGTCCTCGGCATCTGCAACGGGTTTCAGATCCTCTGCGAGGCTGGCCTCCTGCCGGGCGCGATGCTTCGTAACGCGGGCCTCCGGTTCGTGTGCAAGGACGTCTGGCTGCGCGTCGAGTCCAAGCGCACGCCGTTCACGCTCGCGATCAACAGGGGTGACGTCCTCCGGATGCCGATCGCGCACGGCGACGGGAACTGGACGGCGGACCCCTCGGTCTTCGCGGAGATGAAGACGCGCGACCAGATCGTCTTCCGGTACGTGAGTCCGGACGGGACCCAGGGTGGAGCCGCGAATCCGAACGGCTCCCTCGACGACGTCGCGGGAATCTGCAACGTCGAAGGCAACGTCGTGGGCCTCATGCCGCATCCCGAGCGCGCGGCCGATCCCCTTCTCGGCGGCACGGACGGCGCGCGCCTCTTCAAGTCCTTCGCGACGACGCGCCTCGCGATGCAGGAACGCTAG
- the rsgA gene encoding ribosome small subunit-dependent GTPase A has translation MALLERFGFDSHFASRFAPFASQGLVAARVLREERESLLVVTEGGERAAEPSGRLRHRAVSRLDLPAVGDWVALRPEAPAGRADSGRGPAVVEAVVPRRNRVVRKAAGGAVRPQVLAANVDTLLVAMGLDADFNPRRLERYVALAWESEVQPLVVLTKADTCADVALRVAQAEAATPGAAVVAVSAVTGAGLEALAAHLAPGRTLALVGMSGVGKSTLVNRLLGAEPQAVQAIRDSDGRGRHTTTRRDLLLLPSGALLVDTPGMRELALWDGGGDAGFPDVAALAERCRYRDCAHEFEPGCAVRAAAEAGALAAGRLESWRKLRKEDAWLARRQDEGLARAERERWKLLTRDAKERGRSKRSGAP, from the coding sequence ATGGCGCTCCTCGAGCGTTTCGGATTCGATTCACATTTCGCATCACGCTTCGCCCCGTTCGCGTCTCAGGGCCTCGTCGCCGCCCGCGTCCTTCGCGAGGAGAGGGAGAGCCTCCTCGTCGTCACGGAGGGAGGCGAGCGCGCCGCCGAGCCCTCGGGGCGGCTCCGGCACCGCGCGGTCTCGCGCCTCGACCTCCCTGCGGTCGGGGACTGGGTGGCTCTTCGTCCCGAGGCCCCGGCAGGCCGTGCAGATTCCGGCCGCGGCCCCGCGGTCGTCGAAGCGGTCGTCCCGCGGCGCAACCGCGTCGTCCGCAAGGCGGCCGGCGGCGCCGTCCGGCCGCAGGTCCTGGCCGCGAACGTGGACACGCTCCTCGTCGCGATGGGTCTCGACGCGGACTTCAACCCGCGAAGGCTCGAGCGCTACGTCGCTCTCGCCTGGGAAAGCGAGGTGCAGCCGCTCGTCGTCCTCACGAAGGCGGACACGTGCGCAGACGTCGCGTTGCGTGTCGCGCAAGCCGAGGCCGCAACGCCGGGCGCAGCCGTCGTCGCCGTGAGCGCCGTGACCGGCGCGGGCCTCGAGGCGCTCGCGGCGCACCTCGCACCGGGCCGGACCCTCGCCCTCGTCGGGATGTCCGGTGTCGGGAAGTCCACCCTCGTGAACCGGCTGCTCGGCGCCGAACCACAGGCCGTGCAGGCCATCCGCGACTCGGACGGCCGGGGCCGGCACACGACGACGCGGAGGGACCTCCTCCTCCTGCCGTCGGGCGCCCTGCTCGTCGACACGCCGGGAATGCGCGAGCTCGCGCTCTGGGACGGTGGGGGAGACGCGGGCTTCCCGGACGTCGCGGCGCTCGCGGAGCGCTGCCGCTATCGCGACTGCGCCCACGAGTTCGAGCCGGGCTGCGCGGTGCGCGCGGCGGCGGAGGCCGGGGCGCTCGCCGCGGGACGCCTCGAGTCCTGGAGAAAGCTCCGGAAGGAGGATGCATGGCTCGCCCGCCGGCAGGACGAGGGCCTTGCGCGCGCCGAGAGGGAGCGCTGGAAGCTGCTCACGCGCGACGCGAAGGAGCGCGGGCGCTCGAAGCGATCCGGCGCGCCGTGA
- a CDS encoding MBL fold metallo-hydrolase translates to MARADLRLPANVPGDLYVDSTCIDCATCRQMQPAVFSQGDGHSFVVAQPQTPEQEARALQALVACPTGSIGTRGRADGTRTASKSFPEPVGDGVYFCGYTSEKSFGAWSWLIRRDAGNVLVDSPRAAAPLLTRMEELGGVATMFLTHRDDVADHAAIHARLGAERVIHAKDAAALGEPPERTLDGTEPVALSDDLLAIPTPGHTRGHAVLLWRDVLFTGDHLAWSTRRGHLVAFRDANWYSWPETIRSMEKLLAFDFTRVLPGHGAPYRADSPATMRKELEKCVAWMKTR, encoded by the coding sequence GTGGCCCGCGCTGACCTGCGCCTTCCCGCGAACGTGCCCGGCGACCTCTACGTCGACTCGACGTGCATCGACTGCGCGACGTGCCGGCAGATGCAGCCCGCCGTTTTCTCGCAGGGCGACGGCCACTCGTTCGTCGTCGCGCAGCCGCAAACGCCCGAGCAGGAAGCGCGCGCGCTGCAGGCGCTCGTCGCCTGCCCGACGGGATCGATCGGGACGCGAGGACGGGCGGACGGCACGCGCACCGCGTCGAAGTCGTTCCCCGAGCCCGTCGGGGACGGCGTCTATTTCTGCGGCTACACGTCGGAGAAGTCGTTCGGCGCGTGGAGCTGGCTCATCCGGCGCGACGCGGGCAACGTCCTCGTGGACTCGCCGCGGGCGGCCGCGCCGCTGCTCACGCGAATGGAAGAGCTCGGCGGCGTCGCGACGATGTTCCTGACGCACCGCGACGACGTGGCGGACCACGCGGCGATCCACGCGCGCCTCGGCGCGGAGCGCGTCATCCACGCGAAGGACGCCGCGGCGCTCGGGGAACCGCCCGAGCGGACGCTCGACGGGACGGAGCCCGTCGCCCTCTCGGACGACCTCCTGGCGATTCCGACGCCCGGCCACACGCGCGGCCACGCGGTGCTGCTGTGGAGAGACGTCCTCTTCACGGGCGACCACCTCGCATGGTCGACGCGGCGCGGGCACCTCGTGGCGTTCCGCGACGCGAACTGGTACTCGTGGCCGGAGACGATCCGCTCGATGGAGAAGCTCCTCGCCTTCGACTTCACGCGCGTTCTGCCCGGCCACGGTGCCCCGTACCGCGCGGACTCCCCCGCCACGATGCGCAAGGAGCTCGAGAAGTGCGTCGCGTGGATGAAGACGCGCTGA
- a CDS encoding MBL fold metallo-hydrolase — translation MPAVPSVLSIAFLGSGSSGNCAVVRCGGTTVLVDAGLSARETKRRLALCGVALEDVSAVFLTHEHSDHVHGALALSKKAGLPVYATAGTADAAGFPGPLFSDVRTVRGGRDLVVGDLFVRVTSTPHDGVESVCYVFADGAGRRVGIATDLGHLSRPVLEALRDCDALGLEANHDEDLLREGPYPAVLKRRILSDVGHLSNEAAAEALRALVGPRTRSVTALHVSRHNNTYPLAERVFKEALGEIGSGAILAVARHDVPTEWKTVSQEAA, via the coding sequence GTGCCGGCCGTCCCTTCCGTCCTTTCCATCGCCTTTCTCGGGTCGGGGTCCTCGGGCAACTGCGCCGTCGTGCGGTGCGGGGGAACGACCGTCCTCGTCGACGCCGGGCTCTCCGCGCGCGAGACGAAGAGACGCCTCGCGCTCTGCGGCGTCGCCCTCGAGGACGTGTCGGCGGTGTTTCTCACGCACGAGCACTCGGACCACGTGCACGGAGCCCTCGCGCTCTCGAAGAAGGCGGGCCTGCCCGTCTACGCGACCGCCGGCACCGCGGACGCCGCGGGATTTCCCGGGCCGCTCTTCTCGGACGTTCGGACCGTGCGTGGCGGGCGCGACCTCGTGGTCGGCGATCTCTTCGTGCGCGTCACGTCGACGCCGCACGACGGAGTCGAGTCCGTCTGCTACGTCTTCGCGGACGGCGCCGGCCGCCGCGTCGGGATCGCGACGGATCTCGGCCACCTGTCCCGCCCGGTGCTCGAAGCTCTCCGGGACTGCGACGCGCTGGGTCTCGAGGCGAACCACGACGAGGACCTCCTGCGCGAGGGGCCCTATCCGGCGGTCCTGAAGCGCCGCATTCTCTCGGACGTGGGGCACCTTTCGAACGAGGCCGCGGCCGAGGCGCTGCGGGCGCTCGTCGGGCCGCGCACGCGGAGCGTGACGGCGCTCCACGTCTCGCGGCACAACAACACCTATCCTCTCGCCGAGCGCGTGTTCAAAGAGGCTCTGGGCGAGATCGGCTCGGGGGCCATTCTCGCGGTCGCGCGGCACGACGTCCCGACGGAATGGAAGACGGTCTCACAGGAGGCGGCATGA
- the dut gene encoding dUTP diphosphatase → MRPGEEVQVRFTVGEEFKDLAPPEYASADAAGADLRAAVSAPIVVPPGGRALVPTGLTLEIPRGFEAQVRARSGLALKKGLALANGVGTIDADYRGEVGVIVVNLGAEPVTIARGDRIAQLVVAPVARAVFTRAGGLDGSARGAGGFGSTGS, encoded by the coding sequence GTGAGGCCGGGCGAGGAGGTTCAGGTCAGATTCACGGTCGGCGAGGAGTTCAAGGACCTCGCGCCGCCCGAGTACGCCTCCGCGGACGCCGCGGGGGCGGACCTCAGAGCCGCGGTCTCCGCGCCGATCGTCGTCCCACCCGGCGGGCGCGCTCTCGTCCCCACGGGGCTCACGCTCGAGATCCCGCGTGGGTTCGAGGCGCAGGTCCGCGCGCGTTCAGGGCTGGCTCTCAAGAAAGGCCTCGCGCTTGCGAACGGCGTCGGGACGATCGACGCGGACTACCGTGGCGAGGTCGGGGTCATCGTCGTGAACCTCGGCGCCGAGCCCGTGACGATCGCGCGCGGCGACCGGATCGCGCAGCTCGTCGTCGCGCCCGTCGCGCGCGCGGTCTTCACGCGCGCCGGCGGCCTCGACGGCAGCGCCCGCGGCGCGGGCGGGTTCGGGAGCACGGGCTCGTGA